One stretch of Nitrosococcus watsonii C-113 DNA includes these proteins:
- the fabZ gene encoding 3-hydroxyacyl-ACP dehydratase FabZ — protein MDTLDIHEILKHLPHRYPFLLIDRVIECIPGKSLVAVKNVSYNEPYFQGHFPGLPIMPGVLILESLAQATGILAFKTTETMPSEEAIYYFAGIDRARFKRPVGPGDQMRLEVELVRSLRRLWKFTGTVTVDGSLVASAEVMCSYQETYK, from the coding sequence TTGGATACACTGGATATACACGAGATACTTAAGCATCTTCCTCACCGTTACCCCTTTCTCCTGATTGACAGAGTCATAGAATGTATACCAGGGAAGTCGCTCGTGGCCGTCAAGAACGTAAGCTACAACGAACCTTACTTTCAGGGCCATTTCCCAGGGCTACCTATCATGCCAGGGGTGCTGATTCTTGAATCCTTGGCCCAGGCTACTGGAATATTAGCTTTTAAAACAACGGAAACTATGCCCTCGGAAGAGGCAATTTATTATTTTGCGGGCATTGATCGGGCACGGTTCAAGCGTCCCGTTGGACCAGGCGATCAAATGCGTCTAGAGGTTGAGCTTGTACGTAGCTTGCGTCGCTTGTGGAAATTTACTGGAACAGTAACGGTGGATGGAAGTCTCGTTGCTTCGGCCGAAGTGATGTGTTCCTACCAGGAAACTTATAAGTGA
- the lpxA gene encoding acyl-ACP--UDP-N-acetylglucosamine O-acyltransferase, with product MIDRRAVIDSSAEIDETVTVGPYSIIGANVQIEAETWIGPHVVVRGPTRIGKKNKIFQFASIGDIPQDKKYGGEDTLLEIGNENVIREYTTINRGTVQGGGVTRMGHHNWIMAYVHIAHDCIVGHHTTFANNASLAGHAVIGDYATLGGYALVAQFCSVGTYGFCSVASVIHKDVPPYVLVAGHMAKPVGINHIGLRRANFSEEVIRKLRNAYKLLYRQGLRFEDSVKELKRLAEKSSEVQIFLDFLENSSRGIIR from the coding sequence GTGATTGATCGTAGGGCGGTTATTGATTCCAGCGCTGAGATTGACGAAACTGTTACTGTAGGGCCTTATTCAATTATTGGAGCAAATGTGCAGATTGAAGCGGAAACTTGGATTGGCCCGCATGTCGTTGTTCGAGGACCCACCCGTATCGGAAAAAAAAATAAGATATTCCAGTTTGCTTCCATCGGAGATATTCCTCAGGATAAAAAATATGGTGGGGAAGACACCCTTCTTGAAATCGGGAATGAAAATGTCATAAGGGAGTATACTACAATTAACCGAGGCACCGTTCAGGGAGGGGGTGTTACCCGGATGGGCCATCACAATTGGATAATGGCTTATGTCCATATTGCCCATGATTGTATCGTAGGTCACCATACAACTTTTGCTAACAATGCATCTTTGGCGGGACATGCGGTTATTGGCGATTATGCGACGCTTGGGGGATATGCCTTGGTTGCTCAGTTCTGCAGTGTAGGTACCTATGGTTTCTGTTCCGTCGCCAGTGTTATTCATAAAGATGTTCCTCCCTACGTGTTAGTAGCGGGACATATGGCAAAGCCGGTGGGGATTAACCATATAGGTCTAAGGCGCGCTAATTTTAGTGAAGAAGTCATACGTAAATTGCGTAACGCTTATAAGTTACTTTACCGCCAAGGTTTGCGTTTTGAAGATTCTGTCAAGGAGCTGAAACGGCTAGCGGAGAAAAGTTCTGAAGTCCAAATTTTTTTGGATTTCCTTGAGAATTCCAGCCGCGGCATCATTCGGTAG
- a CDS encoding OmpH family outer membrane protein: MVRMDKSFKLIVLVAFLLPGSMIASVPAGAVDLKIGAVNAVKLLDEAPQKEAALEILKKEFEIRNRELVSKQKKLRGLEDRFNRDAAIMSEADRKALERDILNQNRDLKRDQEVFREDYNIRRNEEFRKLQEEIAKAIVDLAEKKKYDLVVYEGVIYASDKVDITADVLKLLKSQYRP, from the coding sequence ATGGTAAGAATGGATAAATCGTTTAAATTGATCGTGCTCGTGGCTTTTTTACTGCCAGGCTCTATGATAGCTAGTGTCCCGGCAGGAGCTGTTGACTTAAAGATCGGTGCGGTAAATGCAGTCAAGTTGCTGGATGAAGCGCCGCAAAAAGAAGCGGCGTTAGAGATATTGAAAAAAGAGTTTGAAATACGCAACAGGGAATTAGTGTCAAAGCAAAAAAAGCTGCGCGGCTTAGAGGATAGGTTTAATCGTGATGCGGCCATTATGAGCGAAGCCGATCGTAAAGCCCTAGAACGGGATATCTTAAATCAAAACCGCGACCTCAAGCGTGATCAAGAGGTATTTCGAGAAGACTATAACATTCGGCGTAATGAAGAGTTCCGGAAATTGCAGGAAGAAATTGCTAAGGCAATTGTGGACTTAGCTGAGAAAAAAAAATACGATCTTGTTGTCTACGAGGGGGTTATTTACGCTAGCGATAAAGTTGATATTACGGCCGATGTGCTTAAGCTGTTGAAGTCTCAGTATAGACCTTAA